The proteins below come from a single Papaver somniferum cultivar HN1 chromosome 11, ASM357369v1, whole genome shotgun sequence genomic window:
- the LOC113322605 gene encoding protein STRICTOSIDINE SYNTHASE-LIKE 3-like, with the protein MALLAKIFALLFLLLAVYCAVDPFKHSSIAEFPNFVAHKVEMYPWSELPTERDSKNLLQKSEIKFLNQVQGPESIAFDPLGRGPYTGLADGRIVFWNSQSWTDFAYTSPNRSELCNPQASALAYLKNEHICGRPLGLRFDKKTGDMYICDAYLGLMKVGPEGGLATSLVTEAEGVPLKFTNDLDIDDEGNIYFTDSSITYQRRNFIQLVFSGDNSGRLLKYNPNTKETTVLVRGLQFPNGVSMSKDKSFFIFCEGSLGRLRRYWLKGEKAGESEVFAILPGFPDNVRTNEKGEFWVAVHCRRSIYSYVCGLYPGLRKFLLKFPITAKIQFLLNIGGRLHGVLVKYSPEGKLLQILEDSEGKVVKAASEVEERDGKLWIGSVLMPFVAVYQLE; encoded by the exons ATGGCATTACTAGCCAAAATCTTTGCTCTCTTATTTCTATTATTAGCTGTTTATTGCGCAGTTGATCCTTTCAAACATAGTTCAATTGCTGAATTCCCAAATTTTGTAGCTCATAAAGTTGAAATGTATCCATGGTCAGAGTTACCAACAGAGAGGGATAGCAAGAATTTGTTGCAGAAATCAGAAATTAAGTTTTTGAATCAGGTACAAGGACCTGAAAGTATTGCTTTTGATCCACTTGGTCGCGGTCCATACACAGGCCTTGCTGATGGCAGAATCGTTTTCTGGAACAGCCAGTCTTGGACTGATTTTGCTTATACTTCACCTAACAG ATCAGAGCTGTGCAACCCACAAGCGTCAGCTTTGGCATATTTGAAGAATGAGCATATTTGTGGACGTCCACTGGGGCTTCGCTTTGATAAGAAAACTGGAGACATGTATATTTGTGATGCGTATCTCGGCTTGATGAAGGTCGGTCCAGAAGGTGGATTGGCTACATCACTTGTAACTGAGGCAGAAGGAGTACCGTTGAAATTCACCAATGATTTAGATATCGATGATGAAGGAAACATATATTTTACAGATAGTAGCATTACCTACCAAAGGAG GAATTTCATTCAGCTGGTTTTCTCTGGGGACAATTCAGGGAGGCTTTTGAAATACAATCCAAATACAAAGGAAACCACTGTCCTTGTCAGAGGTCTCCAATTCCCTAATGGGGTATCCATGAGCAAAGACAAGTCGTTCTTCATCTTCTGTGAAGGATCCCTCGGCAG GTTGAGGAGATACTGGTTGAAAGGAGAGAAAGCAGGAGAATCTGAGGTATTTGCCATTCTACCTGGATTTCCAGATAATGTAAGAACTAATGAGAAGGGAGAATTTTGGGTGGCTGTCCACTGTCGCCGATCCATATACAGCTATGTTTGTGGTCTTTACCCTGGATTAAGGAAATTCTTGCTGAAGTTCCCGATTACAGCAAAGATCCAATTCCTGCTCAATATCGGAGGCCGACTTCATGGAGTTCTTGTCAAGTACAGCCCTGAGGGTAAACTGTTGCAAATATTGGAGGACAGTGAAGGCAAGGTCGTTAAAGCTGCAAGTGAAGTGGAAGAAAGAGACGGAAAGCTATGGATAGGTAGTGTTTTGATGCCGTTTGTTGCCGTTTATCAGTTGGAATGA